Proteins from a genomic interval of Hyalangium ruber:
- a CDS encoding choice-of-anchor X domain-containing protein yields MSPNSPVPAPSSRPRRTVWLLLSVPLVLMGLGLWWGSGQAGSDEDLNASSASEAGSSSASARGSRASGVAGAPIAAPVRTPAVAATPALSSEEAERQAQRELWEKRLQRARFTLDTYVAGTRYPPQSRPMREHPDQDQPAAPERTRSLSRDRDDVKLKLKQDKVFVAGDEVVHFAVGCENTAKQPLPCQVTGAMAREAEHMLGGEAAVAGVPLAFVDDGTQGDTLAGDGTYTASFQPSKQGFPMFSGTLRIAFQVSSGNAQGNAFFDILYTPAPPARFTGKVREAVEQGSLSLYLGLQVRKAGRYVMAGRVDDEAGVPFAYVSFNEELAEGAQEVKFTLFGKLLLDEAPTFPLKLRDVEGFLLKETGDPDRELLTALRGYIHTTREHPTTAFSSNEWQSEERTRHIDEFTKDVNEAQKQLDSIAGVQRP; encoded by the coding sequence ATGAGCCCCAATAGCCCCGTCCCAGCTCCCTCGTCTCGGCCACGCCGCACGGTGTGGCTGTTGTTGTCCGTACCCCTGGTGTTGATGGGACTGGGGCTGTGGTGGGGCTCGGGGCAGGCCGGCTCGGACGAGGACCTGAATGCCTCGTCCGCGTCGGAAGCCGGGTCGTCCTCCGCGAGCGCCCGGGGCTCACGGGCCTCGGGCGTGGCGGGGGCTCCCATCGCCGCGCCGGTGCGGACTCCGGCAGTGGCCGCCACGCCGGCGCTCTCCTCGGAGGAGGCGGAGCGTCAGGCCCAGCGCGAGCTGTGGGAGAAGCGCCTGCAGCGGGCGCGCTTCACGCTCGACACCTATGTGGCGGGCACGCGCTATCCGCCGCAGTCGCGCCCCATGCGCGAGCACCCAGACCAGGACCAGCCCGCCGCCCCGGAGCGGACGCGCTCGCTGAGCCGGGATCGCGACGATGTGAAGCTGAAGCTCAAGCAGGACAAGGTCTTCGTCGCCGGAGACGAGGTGGTGCATTTCGCCGTGGGCTGCGAGAACACCGCGAAGCAGCCGCTGCCGTGCCAGGTGACGGGCGCCATGGCCCGTGAGGCCGAGCACATGCTGGGAGGCGAGGCGGCCGTGGCCGGAGTGCCGCTGGCCTTCGTGGACGACGGCACCCAGGGCGACACGCTCGCCGGGGACGGCACGTACACCGCGAGCTTCCAGCCCTCCAAGCAGGGCTTCCCGATGTTCTCCGGCACGCTGCGCATCGCCTTCCAGGTGAGCTCGGGCAATGCCCAGGGCAATGCCTTCTTCGACATCCTCTACACGCCCGCGCCGCCTGCCCGCTTCACCGGCAAGGTGCGCGAGGCGGTGGAGCAGGGCTCGTTGAGCCTCTACCTGGGGCTCCAGGTGCGCAAGGCCGGGCGCTACGTGATGGCCGGGCGCGTGGATGACGAGGCGGGGGTGCCCTTCGCCTACGTGTCCTTCAACGAGGAGCTGGCCGAGGGCGCCCAGGAGGTGAAGTTCACCCTGTTCGGCAAGCTGCTGCTGGACGAGGCGCCCACCTTCCCGCTGAAGCTGCGCGACGTGGAGGGGTTCCTGCTCAAGGAGACGGGGGACCCGGACCGCGAGCTGCTGACGGCGCTGCGGGGCTACATCCACACCACGCGCGAGCACCCCACCACTGCATTCTCTTCCAATGAGTGGCAGAGCGAGGAGCGCACCCGCCACATCGACGAGTTCACAAAAGACGTGAACGAGGCCCAGAAGCAGCTCGACAGCATCGCGGGTGTCCAGAGGCCCTGA